ATTTTGTTAGCATAAAGAGTGGGATCACCGAGAATCATACTCTGGTGAGAGAGCCATTTGACTAGGGCTGTTAGCTACTTGCTACCAGTATGTCTTTGTTCTTATTGCTCTAATCATGATGTAAGCGTTTTTGCTTCTTTGCACTTTGGGCTTCCACAATGCAGAGTAAGAGGAAtcaattcaataaatttatttttcctctTTCTGTTGTTAATTCCTATTTTCCAGAACAGTATCTATCAGATTACTATCAAcagtttttcaattttcaaaaaaggGCAACATTATCAACACTTAATGCAATAAAGATTCACGCATAAAATATATCATAGATGTGCTTTATATAAGCTTTGTGTGAACCGAGTGTCTCAACTATACCACAGAAAACTGAATACAACATGATAATGAGTTTATATATAATTCCCAGTAACCCTCGCATTGCAGGATAGGTTATGACTCACCCATGTACAATAAAATTGATAAGTAATAAGATATAAGGTAGTTATATGTGATCACAAAAATATGGATACAGCACATCGACAAAGATATGTGATATAAGGGTGTAGTTGCTGGTTTACTATCAGTTATATATCCAGAGTATAACAGGAGAAGGGACACAAGTGCCGTAAGAGGATGCATGAAATTCTTATAAAATCAGGTTGTAAAGCAATATCGTTGGGGTGAATAATATAAGCATACAATGTATTCACAATGCCACATGAGTTAACcttaaaactacataaaatTGTATTGTTACCATATACCTCTTTCAATATTCCAACACATAACTTGTATTGTTACCATTTACCTGAGTATAGTTTGAGACAAGAACAATGCGATCATTTGTTCTCTGACGTAATTGAGCAAGTAATCTTGCCAAGACTTGCATTTTTCCGGAAAGCTCAACCCAGCCTCCATGCCCTCCTGTCCATGATCCAGATCTACAAAGAATATCCCGATAGAATACTAAATTGTGGCACCAAATGTGTAAGTCTAATTGATacataaactaaatatataCCTTCCAGATAacatgtttggagggaaaaatcGGATGCAGTCCTCAAAACCTGAAGTTCCTGGACTCCCACTTCGTATGGTATCATAGATGAGCTACAAGACATTATTGTTATGAGGATGAGAGTGTGTTCAGAACCAACCAAACATGAAAGGAGAAGATGGttttgttcataattattaGCAAAGGATCTTAGGTTGAGAGGAGCAAATGAATGaacataaatgattaaaaatagtCTTCTGGTTAATTTAAATGACACCCATAGAAGAGCTTCACAAACTATTTTTAACACATAAGGAAAAAATTGTCGTAGTTTACAAAGTGAATTCCATCCAAGAAGAAGCGTATAGATAGGAGCATTAGACCCCCCCTCCCTTCatccaaaaaacaaaaagttttaaattatacctTTGGGTGATTGCATAACTTTTTTAGAGCTGTTATGTAGGCCAAAATCTTCGATTGCTTCACTTCTTCAGTAATCGCCCGTTTAACCTGCATTTGAGGAAACAGATTTCTCTATTCAGGCTCGACAACCTTGTCATTGTCAATCTTATGAAAAATGTGTTAGACCAATCGAAACTGGACATTACATTTTTGGATTGTATAAAATGTTTATACAGATCTGATTGTAGCGGAGTCAACTTGCAACAAACAACTTCAATTATCTGTACCACAAAAGTAAAATGTTACAGATACGAGATTAAGATGCACAAATAATTCCAGTTGCTTTTCATGCGCTTTAAAGACCTTGTCTTTGGTCAACCAAAATATGTTTAACTATTTCTATAATTACATGACTggtataagaaataaaataaacaatgacTGACATCTAACTTCTCATGGAATCAGATGCCATTGCCAAATCCTAAAGATTTCTTTGTACGTAAAAACTATTTTACTTAACCTAGCTACTAGGAATGAACAAAAGCTCACAATCAGCATAATTATCGTTAAGGAGATTCATTTAGGTTTCTTCCATGGGATAATGATGTGAGCATGAGCTGAATTGATGGATTCTTTATAGGTTTCTTTCCACATACTTAATTAACTCATGCTCGCATAACATAAGATTAGTGAAAGAATATACGGTATAATAGGAAAAGTACCTCCGTGAGTACAAGGTACAATATGAATTTTGGAGTACCCATGCTTCAGAGGATGTATATAGTTatcataatttttcaaataaataatacgTGATTGAATAATGGAATAATTCAGTCAGTTTGGCAGACAGAAAGAAAAATACACTACCTTCGGTGGTAAGTGATTTGATAATAATGCATTTGTCCGTCTTAATATGAACTGCAAAAGCACATTGGCCAGTCAGTTTCaggaaaacaaaataatattttcttaaaagacAGAAAACACCGGTAGTACTACATTGTCATTTTAGCTATCAGTTCTGTATAACACCTTTTCTAGTTTATGTAGCAGGATTACAAGGTCAAGGACTACGGGGTGGATATTAATACATCGTTTGAAAGTACAGTGGAATGTAATTCACATGCACAGGTCAAGAAACATTATTACCTGGTTAACTTTGGCACTTAATTCTGCAGTGCGTTCAGTACCAAGTTTCTTCTCTTCTGCAGTAGCAGCAGGTTCTCTTCCACAAATTATAGGCGCCTTAATGATGCAGTGCAAGTTGGCCAGAATCAAAATTAGAAACACAAGAGAAGGGTTAACCCATTCCAGCACCATAAATTTGGGAAGCTTTTTGAAGTTGGTTTGTCTTGTTATCACAGTAGTGTCAATAAAAATATGTGGTACATACTATTTACTTTAATTTGACAACTGAATAACTCATTTTTCCTAATTTCTATAGTATTCTGACAATATATGAGCTTAAACTTTTGAAACAATGTGCAGCCAAAATCTAAACTGTAGTGTAATAAATGTTGTACCTCAAAGTAACGTCGAAAATGTGCAATGTCACTCAATATTCCGGGATTAGTGAAATTAACCATTGCAAAGAATTCTTCTAAGTCATTCTGCAAGTGGCACATGGcataaacatttaaaataaaataaacgagGATTTCTACATTGTAACACACAAGAAAGACAGGTAATCGTGCATAGATCCTTACCTGCAATGGAGTTCCTGACAACAAAATTCTACGTTTGCACGGGAGAGCAGCCAATGCCTAATCCAGGAAGTATTGGTGAGTAACTCAGAAACATGCCTGTAAAGAGGAGGGGAGAGAAAGAAATTTTATAGTACCCGGTTTGTTATTGTTTGATCATTTTTGAGTCTGTGAGCCTCATCACATATGAGAAGGTCACACGAGCCACTAGAACTAAACTTTGATGAATGCATGCGGAATGTCTCGTATGAAACAATGAGCACCTGCAAAAGGGGTAGTAGTTCAAGCTAGCTATCGAATCAATATAAGAATGGTTAGGAATTACACCTGTAAATTGCTTTGGGGACTTGTAAAATTGTTAATCCCAGAGATAACATCTTGTCTTGTGGTTTCACAAAGAGCAACAAGGCGAAGTCTTTCTCCAACCCACTTTTTAATTTCAGCTTCCCAATTGCTGACGAGGCTGGTAGGAGTGACAATGATGGATTTTCTAACCATAGGACTCCCATCGAAGCCTTGACAAATAAGAGTATATAGTAATGTGATGGATTGCAGTGTCTTCCCCAAACTGCAGAGAGAGTAGGCAGGCAGGCCTCAGAATTAATTCAGTGTCAACTAATAAGTAAAGATTtttgtaaagaagaagaagttACCCCATATCATCTGCCAAAATGCAACCATGTATATCCGGTGAGTCACATAGTCCTGCAACACAGTCAAACATAAATTGAACCCCTTCTCTGCATCAAATGAAAGGAATAAAATAGGTATTAGTGAAAATGAATGGCTCGCCAATTGTTTGTTTTGGGAtggaattattattattattatatacctCTGATGTGGACGAAGGAaacgaacaagcaatggatcaACTGCTATTTTTGTGAAATTAGAATTAGAAGAGTCATCATGGTCGGGTTGTTGGGGAGGGTGCCACAGTATTAGAGGATCAATTCCAGGTGGCAAAGGTGGCGGTTTAGCCTCCTCCTCAGCGacatttaaattcaaattcaaattcaactctGATAAAGGTACGGGAATGGGGGTAGGAGTAGTAGAGCCCCAAGGGACAAACCTCTTGCGAGCAGAGAGTCTACGAGTAAGGTCTTGATTATTGTTATAATTAGCATCGGATTTAGAGGATGGAGGTTTAAATGGCTTTCTGCAAACAGCGCCACCATTTGTTGTACCTACTGACAATACTCGCGGTAGCAACGATTGTCTCTTTACGATGAGGTTACCCCTATTATCATAATCACAAACATCGTCATAATTGCAATTgctaatgaataataataataataatagtatatgAATGAATTCCATTCGAGTATAAAGCACCTGAGGAGGGCTTCCACATTCTGAGATTTGAGTTGTTCaatttcaacttcaaattcttcatcaccggAATCAGAAGAGGAGCAAGACATCACTTCCTCTTCCTCCATCCTTGCTCTCTTCTATCAAACGCCACGCTTCACTTTCCTTTACCGCCAATACCCTCCAAActcaattacaataaaatatttcagaaaaaaatatctaattcGTTTTTACTAATTACACCCCCAATTTTATGCTTCCCAAAACATCACCTTTaatactttaaatttaattaaatatttgtttagcTCATTTAAATATTAGAGGatgaattacaataaaatatttgagaaaaaatatcTAATTCGGGAGTCATACCGACTGTAGAATTTATTACGCGGAAGTTGAACTTTATCCTGTGGAAAACGTTGGGAGTTGGGACCTTGACAAATGCCATACATGGGCACAGTAATTTTAATAAGATAGTGACAGAACAACTGTTCTTCATGTTCTCTTGTCTCTACTTCCCACACTATATTCAACTATAGCAGCAGCAGCAGATCAAAGCGAAGCAAAGCAGGGGAAGAAAGCCAGCTGTGGTGTGACCTGTCTGGCTCATTGTATTTGCCAAGTTTTAATgacttttcttttattatttcgATAGAAAGTAGAAACTATGGTCtctcaaaatcaaataaattaaacactTGATTCATTCAGCGGGGGAGGCTTTTGTTTTTGTGCGATGATGGAGGATGATGAACCTTTAACCCCGGGGGGGAGGCTTTTCCTGCAGCCACAGATGAACCAAATAATACACTGCGTATTAGGTCTGAAGAACCCAATAGATGTTGAATCGGTAAAGTTCCAAGTGGAGAACTCAGTTATGCTACAACACCCGAGGTTCTCAAGTGTGATGGTTCGTGACCATAGAGGCATTGAGCACTGGCGTCCAACTAAAATAGACATCGACAGACACCTACTGGTGATACACAATCCACTCCCCACTTTCTCATCAGACGACCACCAATCAGCCATATGCGACTATCTATCAGATTTATCCACCTCATCCACACTCAGCATGGATAAGCCTCTTTGGGAGATGCATATCTTGATACCACACAAGTGCGTCATATTTCGTATACATCACTCACTAGGTGATGGGATTTCTCTCATGTCTATGCTCCTCGCCAGTTGTAGGAAGCTTCAAGATCCCCACTCCCTTCCAACCATATCTCTTCCCACTAAACCTCCCACCAATTTCTTCATCCGCTTCTACAATCTCCTCGTTTCCctcttctattcttttatatatttcttaCAATTCATCCTCCGCTGTCTCTGGATTCGTGACCGCAAAACCGCCATATCCGGCGGCTCCGGTGTTGAACTCTGGCCCAGGAAGATGGCCACTGCTACCTTTGCATTGAATGACATGAAGACAGTCAAAGCTGCTGTTCCTAACGCGGTAATATTTTCATTCATTTCTTTTCCCCcctttttttatcaattcatgAGATATCGTTATCTAAACTACACCTTTCAAATCATACTTAATAGATTACCCCTCAATTCCCAACGTCTATCTAAACTCATccttaattttattcaaaaatatacacAGCACAAATGTAAAAAACAAGATAACTTCATGCTCTTAACTAACTACAGTCAACTAAACTATTCTGTTAGAGTTAGTTAGGTTCAGTTTAGAGTTTGTTAGTTGCAATTTAAAGTTTAAAGTTTGTTACAAGTGATCTTTATCTATAAATGAAGATCACACCATTGTAATTACAATTCAAGGTTTAATAAAATTCAGATTTTCATTACATCAacttctctttttctttcacaTCTACTGTTATTACAGTTCATTCTGTCATCTTCAGTGTCTATCAAATTTGACATCATTCTTGTTCTACTATTagtattaacaataataattacaaaataattcaCTTTTCTTTTACGGTAAAAAATCTGTTTTGACACTCCGAATACTTTTAATGTGTTGTTCATACGCTCAAAATAATGTGTTGTTCACCGCTCAAAAGTAATATGATTGATAGGAAAGTGAAGATAAACTTAAAGTTATGCCTGCTGCTGTCTGTCAACATTATTAAGTACTGGCCATAATGAAGTGTGAACATAcatatacaatattaattttgagatttatttTCCTTCTCCTTGTTgttaatttttggttttgatCTGCAGACCATAAATGACGTTCTATTTGCAGTTATATCATCTGGGATATCACGATATCTTGACTTCAGAAAACCTAATGGTAAAAGGTTTTCCAATATTTATTCACACCTTCTCTTtctagtattttatatatatttgctcAGCTCAAAGACAGGAGCCAATTTCGACTGATTAAATGTTTTTTCTTATAAGGGCTGCGAGACGGTGTTCAGCTGACAGGGTTAGCTATGGTTAACTTAAGGAAACAGCCAGGATTGCAGGTATACTAAACCCAAAAAGTACTTTTTCTCGTgggttttctaatttttttttcatttattaagtAATGGTTTTGAGTTGTgcttaaaatataacaataaataatactaATGCTGGATAAATGACTATTTCTTATCAGGAACTGTCTAATTTGATGAGAAACAATTCAGGGGCAAGGTGGGGCAACAAATTTGGTATGATCCTGCTGCCTATATATTACCACAGAAGCAACAGTTCAGAACCTCTAGAGTATTTGAAGAGAGCTAAAGTAATgattgacagaaagaaacaatCCTTGGAGTCTCATTTGTCCTACAAAATTGGAGATTTTGTAATGTCCACTCTTGGTGCAAAGGTGCATTTTCTTTCTTCCGTTATTATCTGTCTCTAATGCAATGCAAACGCGGTGATGTTATTATTGTTTCTATCTAAAATGCAGTTTGCTAGCATGCTAAATTATCGGATACTCTGCAACACTACCTTTACGATCTCAAATGTGGTTGGCCCACAAGAGGAGATTATGATTGGAGGCAATCCTGTAACGTACTTAAGGGCAAATAATTCTGCCTTGCCTCATGTACACCCTCTTAACTCTGTTTTTCCTCATAGCATTGAGTATTTTTTATGTCTAACTTTGGAGTATAATAATAATCACTGTTGTTGGTGGTGCTTATTGATAAATGCAGGCACTTATTTTGAATATGGTGAGCTATGCTGGAAAGGCAGACATGCAAGTGCAGGTGGCTAAAGATATCATTCCCGATCCTGAGTTTCTTGCCAAGTGCTTTGAAGATGCATTACTTGAAATGAAGGAGCAGGTTACAGCCAAAATCTGACATTTGGAGAAATTGTATTTGTTGGAtgtgaaacaaataaaattgcAATCAGTATTATTTGAGATACATATGATTACATACAATGAATCATCTAGTTTAGGTAGGATAGCGTTTTGTTTCTTAAACATCACAAATAGACTGATTTGTGATCCATTCATCTCTTTCCTACCAGTTACCATTGATACTTTCAAGATTACAGTTACATGACCTAAAAGAACTTTGTGCCTGCGTAATGTGTCTGACGTTTGGTTTggtttcaaaaaaatatttaaaggtaAAGGCTTATATGGCAtattttttaaggaaaatacatagaaaataaaattttagccCAAAGCACAATACTTCTAAATGTGTGTGTTTGATATTGaaatgacaaaaattaattttgaaaaaatgattttaggtTAGAGTGAATTGATATAAAGTGATTAATATTCCGATATATTCACATAACagtgagttgaacaataaatttatgcgtaaaaattatgtttggactcaaaagttacaaattacaatttttaattaaaattaattatacatgcaaaatcaattctacttgataatatttaaatatgtcaatcAATTTTACCTAAGTTACCTCTTTCTCTTCATCGCATAGATTGATGATTTATGgtcatttttttagatttaaaattacacttctaatttattttaatatattattttatttaaataagtgatttctCATATATATTTAGTTGTTTCTTCTTCAAGTTTTATCTATGTTTTCATTGTCTGAGTCTTAACAGAGACAAATGATTCGTTTTGTTGTTATCATACTTTGAACAAGAGACTTATGGAgaatattatcaaatttaacatTCTCTCAACCTTACAAATGACTTGTTAACACGTAGTTGAATTGGTAATGTCAAATACCACCTCTAATCGATATGAGTgattaacaaatttttatttttgaagatgGATGACACTATAGACTCTGGTGGaattattattaactatttttaggATTAAGATTTTAACCATATGCAATTTTATGTGTATCGTTAacgtgtttttattttcttaatcattatatatttgattgaactattttattttaatatgcatatttctataaaaaaaattgtaatatactatttttatatttttatcgtatttttttcaaatagacATTCAAGAGacacaaatataattaattatacatttatcttttaaataattaatatataaaaaattattctttattaaaattgatcCTGACAAACATTCatttatataactttttatagttaattatgattAGTATATTGTAGAAGGattaaagttatatatatatatatatattcttatgaAAAGTGGATATTTTCTTTTACTAAAGTGGATATGTTTGTAATTCactcatttattaaaattactattcaattatttttgtttgcagaataaaatgactattttaatatatagtttatctccttgttgttatttttatataataaataaatattcaagaaacacataaataattaaatatatattctttaatcaaatataaataatatgttttccagttttatttaaaaaaatatagagatcaactactaataaaatatatattcatcttttaacattaattaatttgtaaagTTGTGTGACTTTCATATATGCTAATGGATTACCACCAATTGTCAAAGTTTTCAGCTGGCTCTTTAGCCTTAAGGGGGCCGTTCAAAATTGGCTTTTGCCTAACTTTAAGcttacatttaatcatttaaaatgataaatatgaaaACCTTAAACACATATTTCCACAAGTCGCTATGTATGACTTAGTGTGTTAAAAATTGATCTGAATATTGTATGATCAAGATCATTGTATTTTGGTTCAACTACTTAAGTGCTTGAACCGAGACAAAAGAATTTGAACTACTTAAATGCTTGAAGAAATACTttcttttatgtaaaaaaatctCATAGAAAACACGGAGATGGTTTTTTGTACTATTCAAAAACCAGTATAATTAGAAATTATAATCCCATTTTCCTTGTACGAAAATGTAGTCAAACATGCGCGTGAAGACTTTATTTTCATTTCCATAAATCAgcaaacataacaaataaaacCTACTAAAAactaaacaacaaattaaatggtaaaaaataaaaataaatggaaTAAGCGCGTGAAGGGAccattataattttcttttactaaAAAAGAGATCACGGGAAAAATAGATTTGGCATCATAAATAATACACACTGTTTTGTacccaaaataatattaatctaTAATTATTTGCTATATTGTTGTGATACGTTGAAATCAATgtgaacaatatatttgatatattatcattcaattaaattattaaatatattttatttttatcataactatttttaaatttaatatattttatattcttcTTTATGCTTGCAAATAACATAATAAGATTTGTagtgtatataaatatataaaaataatttaataaaaaatataaaataaaattgtaagcaatttaaaaaacacattactatttataaatgaatttaattataagtaattAGCGACTTAAACATCATGTAAAGTGAAAAAccatgtaaattaaaaaaaaaaattagacttcgtataattaattatgtaaattaaaataaatttagttaagaaaatgtaaattaaaaataaatatttaatgtaataaaaataaaaataaaaataaaaaagaataaaaaggaGAATATGCAGTGCAAGCGTGTTGAAGGAGAAAATTGAATTCGTAGATCTAAGAAGGATGTCTGGTGTTGGAAGTATAACGGGCATCCAGGGGCAACCTCTTGAGGTTACGGGTAAGATTTATGAACAACaaaatctttttatattttgatttattattattaatattgaataAGAATTGGATTGCAGTTGTTTGTTGCTCGAAATTGAAGGACACAGAATGGATTTCAAGGCAAGATCCGTACGTTTGCTTGGAATACGGCAGCACCAAATTCCGAACAAGAACTTGCACCGACGGTGGAAAAAACCCTTTATTTCATGAGAAGTTCACATTTCCCCTTATTGAAGGTCTTCGTGAGATCAATGTCATCGTTTGGAACAGCAATACCCTCACCTTTGATGATTTCATCGGCACCGGAAAGATTCAATTGCACAAAGTTCTCTCTCAAGGTTTTGATGACTCTGCTTGGCCACTTCAAACCAAAACTGGCaggtatgtatgtatgtatgtatgtattttgctattatattttatattttgctgCTTATTAATACATTACATTACATTGCTTCTTTCCAGATACGCTGGCGAAGTCAAACTCATTTTGCATTATACTCACCAACAGGTACATACATTTTCATTGCTACTTATTATTGAAATTggaattgatatttaatttaatgtgtttttGGTATCATATTGCAGAACTCCGCCTCAAGCCACCATACTCCTCCTCCCTACGCCTATATGCCAACACAATATAATTCTCCTCCTCCTCCTTCTTCCTACTACCCACAACCACAACCACACTCTAATTCAGCTCCTTTCCATCCACCACCCGCTTACCCTCCTTATTCTTCACAATATTCTTCTCCATATCCACCACCACCCTCATCCTATTCATACCCACCTCCATCTTCATCATCACCATACCCTCCTGGACCACACTCCTATCCACCATCTTCATACCCTCCTCCACCTGCAGCTTATCCTCCAAACGCTCCGGGTAACTTATTCTTCTTTCTCTCCCAAccatttcaattttatcttcCTTCTCTTCTCCTTTCTCATTACTAATAAATCATATCTTTTTTCAGGAATTTACCCTCCACCACCATACTGACTGATTCTGATTCAAATTCAGATTCAGATTCAGATTCAGACTACATTCTCAAGTCTCCACCAAGGAAGGAACCACCGTCTTTTTGTAGATACATGTTTCGTACAATCTTTCTTACCCACATTTTCTGTTTCTTATATTTCTACATTAGAGAGCTACCATTTctcttactttttattttataagcaTGACCTCACATCTATTCAAACTAAGTTGTTAGTGGCACCCTATCAATTGTTTATTGCTTACCGAACTCATTACTCCATATGCTTTCAATGGATGCTTTTTATATAGTTGCAACCACCAATATCAGAACAAAAAAGTTAACTACCTAACAGATCATAAGAGGTTAGCACACTAACTTAACTTACCAGTATGCTAGAGAAAATGCAAAATCTGTCATCGAGGTCCAACTTGAAAGTGAATTGCTGGAATTGAAGATCAGGTAAACCTTGGTTTAATGATCAATTAATTGGTGTTTGAATGGTACATGGACAAGATTCAGAAAACCTTAATGAAGTGGTAATATATATCCATGTGTTTAGAATCAGACAGAAACGATAAATCTTGCCCTGGAGAAGATTTTAAGTATCGTGGAACATTGTGGATAAACGTCATGGTGATTTTTGTAGGGTTTATTCATGTATTGGATATGTTTGTTGACAATAAAGGTTATCTGTGCGGGGAGAGacaatgatataattttttctatcaTTCTCTTATATTGAGTAGGGTTTTCAAGGAGGTCACTGCTGTTTTTTGACATAGTCAGTCAGATTATGATTTTCTCGTATATTGTGTCTCTCTATGCCACCATCCGAGcgatatttgattttataaagcTATATACACTTAATTGCTTTCTTGTTAGAAGGTAGAGGCATGATAGTTCAGGTTTGAATTGCTTCTAATGCTGCTAGCTTGTTCGCCATAACTTTTTTCATTCATAGTTaagaatgatttttatttttggtaactGTGGGGAAGTTTGGAATATGAAAGATGTTTTTTAACAGGATATTAGTTTGTGGCTTGTGCAAACATAATCCTGAATACAAGGGCTAAAAAATTCCgtaaagaaaataagaaaactAAAAACCTCTAAGAAACGGAGTTCCAGTACGATCAGCTAACAAATCACAAGAAATACAATCAGGAA
This region of Cicer arietinum cultivar CDC Frontier isolate Library 1 chromosome 8, Cicar.CDCFrontier_v2.0, whole genome shotgun sequence genomic DNA includes:
- the LOC101515621 gene encoding protein CHROMATIN REMODELING 25 isoform X4, which translates into the protein MVALFAESHLNLHPLNPMLIITIIKTLLVDSLLARGLCDSPDIHGCILADDMGLGKTLQSITLLYTLICQGFDGSPMVRKSIIVTPTSLVSNWEAEIKKWVGERLRLVALCETTRQDVISGINNFTSPQSNLQVLIVSYETFRMHSSKFSSSGSCDLLICDEAHRLKNDQTITNRALAALPCKRRILLSGTPLQNDLEEFFAMVNFTNPGILSDIAHFRRYFEAPIICGREPAATAEEKKLGTERTAELSAKVNQFILRRTNALLSNHLPPKIIEVVCCKLTPLQSDLYKHFIQSKNVKRAITEEVKQSKILAYITALKKLCNHPKLIYDTIRSGSPGTSGFEDCIRFFPPNMLSGRSGSWTGGHGGWVELSGKMQVLARLLAQLRQRTNDRIVLVSNYTQTLDLFAQLCREQRYPHLRLDGATSISKRQKLVNCLNDPSKDEFVFLLSSKAGGCGLNLIGANRLVLFDPDWNPANDKQAAARVWRDGQKKRVYIYRFLSAGTIEEKVYQRQMSKEGLQKVIQREQNDSVEAQGNFLSTEDLRNLFTFDENVKSEIHEKMRCSRCQTCDEPQNTDLLSTMINSECDDDETSDIGGFAEIAGCLGNLKRSEKQVGNPLEEDLSSWGHHFFPASVPDTILQSSAGDEVTFVFTNQVDGKLVPVDSIVSPKLQKKELHKPRRNVERKSTPFALHDKLVPLRSAFGIANMSCSSSIARRKEATSSVRITKNIALKNTEHSLVNEVSRQKRSCPADTNDGHSYVNEVPQKKTCPVDNNDDFE
- the LOC101515621 gene encoding protein CHROMATIN REMODELING 25 isoform X2 — its product is MEEEEVMSCSSSDSGDEEFEVEIEQLKSQNVEALLRGNLIVKRQSLLPRVLSVGTTNGGAVCRKPFKPPSSKSDANYNNNQDLTRRLSARKRFVPWGSTTPTPIPVPLSELNLNLNLNVAEEEAKPPPLPPGIDPLILWHPPQQPDHDDSSNSNFTKIAVDPLLVRFLRPHQREGVQFMFDCVAGLCDSPDIHGCILADDMGLGKTLQSITLLYTLICQGFDGSPMVRKSIIVTPTSLVSNWEAEIKKWVGERLRLVALCETTRQDVISGINNFTSPQSNLQVLIVSYETFRMHSSKFSSSGSCDLLICDEAHRLKNDQTITNRALAALPCKRRILLSGTPLQNDLEEFFAMVNFTNPGILSDIAHFRRYFEFILRRTNALLSNHLPPKIIEVVCCKLTPLQSDLYKHFIQSKNVKRAITEEVKQSKILAYITALKKLCNHPKLIYDTIRSGSPGTSGFEDCIRFFPPNMLSGRSGSWTGGHGGWVELSGKMQVLARLLAQLRQRTNDRIVLVSNYTQTLDLFAQLCREQRYPHLRLDGATSISKRQKLVNCLNDPSKDEFVFLLSSKAGGCGLNLIGANRLVLFDPDWNPANDKQAAARVWRDGQKKRVYIYRFLSAGTIEEKVYQRQMSKEGLQKVIQREQNDSVEAQGNFLSTEDLRNLFTFDENVKSEIHEKMRCSRCQTCDEPQNTDLLSTMINSECDDDETSDIGGFAEIAGCLGNLKRSEKQVGNPLEEDLSSWGHHFFPASVPDTILQSSAGDEVTFVFTNQVDGKLVPVDSIVSPKLQKKELHKPRRNVERKSTPFALHDKLVPLRSAFGIANMSCSSSIARRKEATSSVRITKNIALKNTEHSLVNEVSRQKRSCPADTNDGHSYVNEVPQKKTCPVDNNDDFE
- the LOC101515621 gene encoding protein CHROMATIN REMODELING 25 isoform X1; translation: MEEEEVMSCSSSDSGDEEFEVEIEQLKSQNVEALLRGNLIVKRQSLLPRVLSVGTTNGGAVCRKPFKPPSSKSDANYNNNQDLTRRLSARKRFVPWGSTTPTPIPVPLSELNLNLNLNVAEEEAKPPPLPPGIDPLILWHPPQQPDHDDSSNSNFTKIAVDPLLVRFLRPHQREGVQFMFDCVAGLCDSPDIHGCILADDMGLGKTLQSITLLYTLICQGFDGSPMVRKSIIVTPTSLVSNWEAEIKKWVGERLRLVALCETTRQDVISGINNFTSPQSNLQVLIVSYETFRMHSSKFSSSGSCDLLICDEAHRLKNDQTITNRALAALPCKRRILLSGTPLQNDLEEFFAMVNFTNPGILSDIAHFRRYFEAPIICGREPAATAEEKKLGTERTAELSAKVNQFILRRTNALLSNHLPPKIIEVVCCKLTPLQSDLYKHFIQSKNVKRAITEEVKQSKILAYITALKKLCNHPKLIYDTIRSGSPGTSGFEDCIRFFPPNMLSGRSGSWTGGHGGWVELSGKMQVLARLLAQLRQRTNDRIVLVSNYTQTLDLFAQLCREQRYPHLRLDGATSISKRQKLVNCLNDPSKDEFVFLLSSKAGGCGLNLIGANRLVLFDPDWNPANDKQAAARVWRDGQKKRVYIYRFLSAGTIEEKVYQRQMSKEGLQKVIQREQNDSVEAQGNFLSTEDLRNLFTFDENVKSEIHEKMRCSRCQTCDEPQNTDLLSTMINSECDDDETSDIGGFAEIAGCLGNLKRSEKQVGNPLEEDLSSWGHHFFPASVPDTILQSSAGDEVTFVFTNQVDGKLVPVDSIVSPKLQKKELHKPRRNVERKSTPFALHDKLVPLRSAFGIANMSCSSSIARRKEATSSVRITKNIALKNTEHSLVNEVSRQKRSCPADTNDGHSYVNEVPQKKTCPVDNNDDFE